CTTCGTCAAGCTCTTTGGGGGCGGTACCGCCGAGCTGATTCTGCTGGACCCCGAGCATGTGATGGAGTGCGGCATCGACATCGTGGCCCAGCCGCCCGGCAAAAAGCTGCAGACCCTCTCTCTGCTCTCGGGCGGGGAGCGCACTATGACGGCCATTGCCATCCTGTTTGCGATGCTGAGCCTCAAGCCCACGCCGTTTTGCATTCTCGACGAGATCGAGGCCAACCTCGACGAGGCCAACGTCTCAATGTACGCGGAATTTTTGCGCGAATACACGCAGAAGACGCAGTTTGTCATCATCACACACCGCAAGGGCAGCATGGAGGCGGCGGACATGCTCTACGGCATCGCCATGGAGGAGAAGGGCATCTCGCGCCTGGTTTCGGTGCGCCTGAGCGAAAAGGCCGCGGTGTAACCGGGCGGGCCAGTAGGAGGGAGAAACGCGTATGGAAAAGAAAAAAGGCCTCTTTGCACGGGTGCGCGAGGGCCTGAGTAAGACCCGCAAGGCGTTTTCAGAAAAGATCGATCAGCTGGTCAAGTACTATACCCAGATGGACGACGACTTTTTTGACGATCTGGAGGCGCTGCTCATCAGCACAGATATGGGCGTGGCCACGGCCACGCAGCTGGTGGAGGCGCTGCGCGCCCAGGTCAAACAGCAGAAGATCGGCGACGCCGCGCAGGTGCGCCAGATGCTCTGCGAGTTGATCACCGCGCGCCTGGCCGCGGACGGCGCGCCCGGCGCCATTGAAAAGGGAAGCGTGGTGCTGGTCATCGGCGTCAACGGCGTGGGCAAGACCACCAGCATCGGCAAGATCGCATCGCAGCTCAAATCCGAGGGCAAGAGCGTGCTCATCGCGGCGGCGGATACCTTCCGCGCGGCGGCCGCAGAGCAGCTGCAGACCTGGGGCAGGCGCGCCGATGTGCAGGTGATCCGCCACGAGGAGGGCTCCGACCCCGCCGCCGTGGTGTTTGACGCCGTCGCCTCCGCCAAGGCGCGGGGCATCGACGTGCTGCTGATCGACACGGCGGGCCGCCTGCACAACAAAAAGAATTTAATGAACGAGCTGGAGAAGATCAATCGCGTCATCGCGCGGGAGTACCCCGAGGCCAAAAAGGAGACGCTGCTGGTGCTGGACGCCACCACCGGCCAGAACGCGCTCAGCCAGGCCAAGACCTTCGGCGAGGCCGTGGGCCTAACCGGCGTGGTGCTCACCAAACTTGACGGCACCGCAAAAGGGGGCGTGGTAGTGGCCATCCAATCGGAATTGGGTGTTCCGGTGCGCTATGTGGGGGTTGGAGAGAGTATTGACGACCTGCAGCCCTTTGACGCGGAGGCGTTCGCCAAGGCGCTGTTTGTCTAGGGAAATACCTTGACAGACGCAAAAAAACGTGTATACTGGTGCTGTAAAGCTTGTGCGCTTTACAGCACTTGTTTTGTAGAGGCGCGTTTTGTATGCATGGATGAAAAAAGGGGCGTGGCTTTTGATGGAGACCAACATGGAAGCGAAAGTGCGCCTCAGCCTGCTGCTCGGCTTCTACGCGCCGATGCTTACGCAGAAGCAGCAGCGCATGATGCGCCTGTGGATTGACGAGGACCTCTCGCTTGCGGAGATTGCCGAGCGCGAGGGGATCAGCCGCCAGGGCGTGCACGATGCGGTGCACCGCGCCGCCGAGGCGCTGGACGATATGGAAAGCCGGCTGGGCGTCGCGCGCCGCTACCTTGCGTTTTCCCGCAGGGCCAAGGCGCTTGCGCGCATCCTTGCGCGCATCGAAGGGACGGCGCAAACGGCCAGCCTGCGCGACGAGGCACTTGCTGCTCTTTCCCAGATGCAGCAGTTATGGGAGGATGATCCATGGCCTTTGAAGGACTGAACCAGAAATTGCAGGCCGTCATCCGCAAGCTCAACGGCAAGGGCAAGCTGAGCGAGGCGGATGTGCGCGAGGCGATGCGCGAGGTGCGCCTGGCGCTGCTTGAGGCGGACGTAAACTTTCTGGTCGTAAAAGACTTTATCAAAAAGGTGACCGCGCGCGCGGTGGGCCAGTCGGTGCTGGAAAGCCTGACGCCCGGCCAGCAGGTCATCAAGATCGTGCACGAGGAGCTCATCGCGCTGATGGGCAGCACGGGCGCGAAATTGACATTTGCCTCCAAGCCCCCCACGGTGTACCTGCTCTGCGGCCTGCAGGGCGCGGGCAAAACCACGCTTGCGGGCAAGCTTGCGCTGTCGCTCAAGGGGCAGAGCAAGCGGCCCATGCTCGCCGCGTGCGATATCTACCGCCCCGCGGCCATCGAGCAGCTTCAGATCGTGGGTCAGAAGGCGGATGTGCCGGTCTTTGCAATGGGCACCCGCCCCGCGGTGGAGATCGCTCAGGCCGCCTATGCCGAGACGGTGCGCAAGGGGTGCGACGTGCTGATTGTGGATACCGCGGGCCGCCTGCACATCGACGAGGCGCTCATGGACGAGATCAAGGCAGTGCGCGAAAGCGTGCCCACCCACCAGGTGCTGCTGGTGGTGGACGCCATGACGGGCCAGGACGCGGTCAACGTGGCCAAGTCCTTTGACGAGCAGCTGGGCATCGACGGAGTGATCCTCACCAAGCTGGACGGTGATGCGCGCGGCGGCGCGGCGCTCTCCATCCGCGCGGTGACGGGCAAGCCCATTCTCTACGCGGGCATCGGCGAGAAGCTCACCGATATCGAGCCCTTTCATCCCGACCGGATGGCTTCGCGCATCCTGGGTATGGGCGACGTGCTCACCCTTATTGAAAAGGCGCAGGCCGCCTTTGATGAAAAGAGCGCCAAGGATTTGGAACAGAAGATCCGCACCCAGAGCTTTACGCTGGACGATTTTCTCGAGCAGCTGCAGCAGATGAAAAAGATGGGTTCCATGAACGAGCTGCTGGCCATGATGCCGGGCAAACTGGGCGGCCAGTTGCAGGGCGCTGAGATCGACGAAAAACAGACCGCGCACACCGAGGCGATCATCCGCTCCATGACCATGCGCGAGCGAAAGACGCCCGAGGTGATCGACGCCAGCCGCAAGCGGCGCATCGCTGCGGGTAGCGGCACGTCGGTGGGGGAGGTCAACCAGCTGCTGCGCTCCTTTGAGCAGATGCGCAAGATGATGAAGCAGTTCTCCGGCATGGGCCGCGGCAAGAAAAAGGGCCGCATGAAGTTCCCGTTTATGTAAAGAAGCGGGGCAATCCCTTGGCAATCCCTGCGCGCAGGCGCAGATTGCACGATAAATACTATTGTATGTTTAATGGAGGTAATTTGGTATGGCAGTTCGTATTCGTCTCAAGAGAATGGGTGCAAAAAAGGCACCTTTCTACCGCGTTGTGGTTGCGGATTCCCGCTCGCCGCGCGACGGCCGCTTCATTGAGGAGATCGGTTACTACAACCCCGTGAGCGATCCCGTGGAGCTCAAAATCGACATGGAGAAGGCCAACGCGTGGATCAGCAAGGGCGCGCAGCCTTCCGATACGGTGCGCGCGTTGCTCAAAAAAAGCAGCGAGGCGGCTGAATAATCCCATCACAGGGGAGGCAACGCTATGGAAGAACTCTTAACGTTCCTTGCGCAGTCGCTCGTAGACAAGCCTGAGAGCGTGGACGTCCGCCGCGTGGAGGACGACGCCACCATCACCTTGGAGCTGCGTGTGGCACCGGAGGATATGGGTCGGGTGATCGGCAAACAGGGGCGCATCGCCAAGGCGATCCGCACCGTAATGAAGGCCAGCGCTTCGCGTGAAAAGAAAAAAGTCATGGTGGAGATCGTGGGCTGAAGAACAGATACACACTCCCTGGAGGGAACGGCCACGCGCCGTTCCCTCCAGGTTTTAGCTGGTGCAAACAAGGAGAGACTATGCGCAAACTTGCACAGCACCTGGTGATCGGCCAGGTGCTTAAACCCCAGGGCGTGCGCGGGGAACTGAAGATAAAGCCCATCACCGACGACCCCCTGCGCTTTGAGGGAATGGACCACGTTTATCTGGAGCAACAGGGGCAGATGGTGTGCAAGCGCTGCCACACGGTGCGCGTGCACGATGGCTTTGCCTATCTGCGCATCGAGGGCGTATTTGACCGGGACCGTGCCGAACAGCTGCGCGGTGCGCTGCTCTATGTGGACCGCGCACACGCCGCGCCGCTTGCCACGGGGCGCTACTATATCGTGGATTTGATCGGCTGCGCAGTGGTAAACGCGCAAGGGGAGGCGCTGGGCACCCTGCGCGAGGTCATCCAGACCGGCGCAAACGACGTCTACGTGATCGACGGCGAAAAGGGCCATTTTATGCTGCCCGCCCTGAAAAGCGTGCTGCTTGCGGTGGACATTGACCAGGGCGTCATCACCGTGGACGAAAGCGCGCTGCTGGAGGTGGATGCGGGTGCATATTGACGTGCTGAGCCTGTTCCCCGAGATGTTTGCGGGGGTGCTGGGCGCGAGCATCCTCAAGCGCGCCATCGATAAGGGGTTTATCAGCGTGGCGCTGCACAATATCCGCGATTATGCGGATAATAAGCACCGCCAGGTGGACGACTACGCCTTTGGCGGGGGCACGGGCCTTGTGATGATGCCCCAGCCCATCTTTGACTGCATGGCGCACGTGACGCCTGAAGGCTGGCGGGGCAGGCGCATCTACCTCTCGCCCCAGGGGCGGCCGCTGAGCGACGCGCGCGTGCGTGCGCTTGCAAAGGAACCGGCGCTGGTGCTGCTGTGCGGCCACTACGAGGGGGTGGATCAGCGCGTGATCGACGCACTGGTGGATGAGGAGATCTCCATCGGTGATTACGTGCTCACCGGCGGGGAGCTGCCCGCCATGGTGCTCATCGACGCGGTGGCGCGGCAGATCCCCGGCGTGCTGGGCAACGCGCTGGGCAGCCAGGAGGAATCCTTTGCCGCGGACCTGCTGGAGTACCCGCAGTACACCCGTCCGGCGGATTTCCGCGGCCGGCGCGTGCCCGAGGTGCTGCTATCGGGCCATCATGCCCATATTGTCAAGTGGCGCAG
Above is a window of Maliibacterium massiliense DNA encoding:
- the ftsY gene encoding signal recognition particle-docking protein FtsY, whose translation is MEKKKGLFARVREGLSKTRKAFSEKIDQLVKYYTQMDDDFFDDLEALLISTDMGVATATQLVEALRAQVKQQKIGDAAQVRQMLCELITARLAADGAPGAIEKGSVVLVIGVNGVGKTTSIGKIASQLKSEGKSVLIAAADTFRAAAAEQLQTWGRRADVQVIRHEEGSDPAAVVFDAVASAKARGIDVLLIDTAGRLHNKKNLMNELEKINRVIAREYPEAKKETLLVLDATTGQNALSQAKTFGEAVGLTGVVLTKLDGTAKGGVVVAIQSELGVPVRYVGVGESIDDLQPFDAEAFAKALFV
- a CDS encoding sigma factor-like helix-turn-helix DNA-binding protein, with product METNMEAKVRLSLLLGFYAPMLTQKQQRMMRLWIDEDLSLAEIAEREGISRQGVHDAVHRAAEALDDMESRLGVARRYLAFSRRAKALARILARIEGTAQTASLRDEALAALSQMQQLWEDDPWPLKD
- the ffh gene encoding signal recognition particle protein codes for the protein MAFEGLNQKLQAVIRKLNGKGKLSEADVREAMREVRLALLEADVNFLVVKDFIKKVTARAVGQSVLESLTPGQQVIKIVHEELIALMGSTGAKLTFASKPPTVYLLCGLQGAGKTTLAGKLALSLKGQSKRPMLAACDIYRPAAIEQLQIVGQKADVPVFAMGTRPAVEIAQAAYAETVRKGCDVLIVDTAGRLHIDEALMDEIKAVRESVPTHQVLLVVDAMTGQDAVNVAKSFDEQLGIDGVILTKLDGDARGGAALSIRAVTGKPILYAGIGEKLTDIEPFHPDRMASRILGMGDVLTLIEKAQAAFDEKSAKDLEQKIRTQSFTLDDFLEQLQQMKKMGSMNELLAMMPGKLGGQLQGAEIDEKQTAHTEAIIRSMTMRERKTPEVIDASRKRRIAAGSGTSVGEVNQLLRSFEQMRKMMKQFSGMGRGKKKGRMKFPFM
- the rpsP gene encoding 30S ribosomal protein S16, which codes for MAVRIRLKRMGAKKAPFYRVVVADSRSPRDGRFIEEIGYYNPVSDPVELKIDMEKANAWISKGAQPSDTVRALLKKSSEAAE
- a CDS encoding KH domain-containing protein, whose translation is MEELLTFLAQSLVDKPESVDVRRVEDDATITLELRVAPEDMGRVIGKQGRIAKAIRTVMKASASREKKKVMVEIVG
- the rimM gene encoding ribosome maturation factor RimM (Essential for efficient processing of 16S rRNA); this translates as MRKLAQHLVIGQVLKPQGVRGELKIKPITDDPLRFEGMDHVYLEQQGQMVCKRCHTVRVHDGFAYLRIEGVFDRDRAEQLRGALLYVDRAHAAPLATGRYYIVDLIGCAVVNAQGEALGTLREVIQTGANDVYVIDGEKGHFMLPALKSVLLAVDIDQGVITVDESALLEVDAGAY
- the trmD gene encoding tRNA (guanosine(37)-N1)-methyltransferase TrmD, coding for MHIDVLSLFPEMFAGVLGASILKRAIDKGFISVALHNIRDYADNKHRQVDDYAFGGGTGLVMMPQPIFDCMAHVTPEGWRGRRIYLSPQGRPLSDARVRALAKEPALVLLCGHYEGVDQRVIDALVDEEISIGDYVLTGGELPAMVLIDAVARQIPGVLGNALGSQEESFAADLLEYPQYTRPADFRGRRVPEVLLSGHHAHIVKWRREQALQKTARVRPDLLARAVLSDEERALVANGKKSE